From a region of the Salvelinus alpinus chromosome 2, SLU_Salpinus.1, whole genome shotgun sequence genome:
- the LOC139548207 gene encoding zinc finger protein ZFP2-like isoform X2, with the protein MSSLNYSLPAEEETVCWTEKEALIKEEEEEKDVTKQKQVEGEAVTGKEEEKDVSVKEEEDVTVKEEAFRVKEEEGVTVKDEEDSVFEVKAEDGEFTVSSEEEEEETGYLGPISQTQFKASSGSKDELSHKMVLRNRAVITTGKRRDCPGSSGEPQQPHDAQKAEKSLSRSELLKKHLQRSTGKRTHCCSDCGKRFTSSGIKIHQRTHTGEKPYSCGQCGKSFSQSGELTVHQRIHTGEKPYSCDQCGKSFTTSGSLTLHQRTHTGEKPYSCDQCGKCFTTSNHLTLHQRTHTGEKSYSCGQCGKSFIQSGHLTVHQRIHTGEKPYSCDQCGKSFSQSGELTVHQRIHTGEKPYSCDQCGKSFSQSGELTVHQRIHTGEKPYSCVQCGKSFTTSGSLTLHQRTHTGEKSYSCGQCGKCFTTSNHLTRHQRTHTGEKPYSCDQCGKWFTTSNHLTRHQRTHTGEKSYSCDQCGKCFTTSNHLTVHQRIHTGEKPHSCDQCGKRYTDKRYLIKHQKIHGVVS; encoded by the exons atgagttcactaaattactctcttcctgctgaagaagagacggtctgctggacggagaaagaagctctcatcaaagaggaggaggaagagaaggatgttacaaaacaaaaacaagtagagggtgaggctgttacagggaaagaagaagagaaagacgtttcagtgaaagaagaggaagacgttacagtgaaagaagaggcgttcagagtgaaagaggaggagggtgttacagtaaaagaTGAGGAGGATTCAGTTTTTGAAGTGAAAGCGGAGGATGGGGAGTTTACGGTCTcatcggaagaagaggaggaagaaactggatatctgggcccgatttcccaaacgcaatttaaggcatccagtggttctaaagatgaacttagccataagatggttttgagaaaccgggccgtgattaccactg GAAAGAGACGTGACTGtcctggatcctctggggagcctcaacaacctcatgatgctcaaaaggcagagaagagtctctccagatcagaactcctcaagaaacacctgcagagatccacagggaagagaactcactgctgctctgactgtgggaagagattcacctcatcaggcattaaaattcatcagagaacacacacaggagagaaaccttatagttgtggtcaatgtgggaagagttttagtcaatctggagagctgacagtgcaccagagaatacacacaggagagaaaccttatagctgtgatcaatgtgggaagagttttactacatctggctctttgactctacaccagagaacacacacaggagagaaaccttacagctgtgatcaatgtgggaagtgttttactacatctaaccatctgactctacaccagagaacacacacaggagagaaatcttatagctgtggtcaatgtgggaagagttttattcaatctggccatctgactgtacaccagagaatacacacaggagagaaaccttatagctgtgatcaatgtgggaagagttttagtcaatctggagagctgacagtgcaccagagaatacacacaggagagaaaccttatagctgtgatcaatgtgggaagagttttagtcaatctggagagctgacagtgcaccagagaatacacacaggagagaaaccttatagctgtgttcaatgtgggaagagttttactacatctggctctttgactctacaccagagaacacacacaggagagaaatcttatagctgtggtcaatgtgggaagtgtTTTACTACATCTAACCATCTGActcgacaccagagaacacacacaggagagaaaccttacagctgtgatcaatgtgggaagtggTTTACTACATCTAACCATCTGActcgacaccagagaacacacacaggagagaaatcttacagctgtgatcaatgtgggaagtgttttactacatctaaccatctgactgtacaccagagaatacacacgggagagaaacctcatagctgtgatcaatgtgggaagagatacaCTGATAAAAGatatctgatcaaacatcagaaaatacatggagttgtttcatga
- the LOC139548207 gene encoding uncharacterized protein isoform X1 has protein sequence MCLSIPVLSSLHRPYKRFTPRGRGHPDLVVPARTTHVEFQVSGSLWNCRSAANKAELISAYASLQSLDFLALTETWLTTDNTATPTALSSSAHVFSHTPRASGQRGGGTGILISPKWSFSLSPLTHLSIASFEFHAVTVTSHFKLNILIIYRPPGSLGEFINELDALISSFPEDGSPLTVLGDFNLPTSTFDSFLSASFPLLSSFDLTLSPSPPTHKAGNTLDLIFTRCCSSTNHIATPLQVSDHYLVSFSQSLSSNTSHTAPTRMVSRRPNICSLSPATLCSSILSSLPSAQTFSNLSPDSASSTLLSSLSASFDSLCPLSSRPARSSPPAPWLDDSLRAHRTGLRAAERKWRKTRLPADLASFHSLLSTFSSSVSAAKATFYHSKFQASASNPRKLFATFSSLLNPPPPPPPLLPLCKRLRQPFRKEGRRHIRSSFAKSNDTAGSAHTALPCALTSFSPLSPDEISRLVTAGRPTTCPLDPILSSPDHFRRPSPLPHLAHQLILDRWLRPFRLQESESCTPSEKTYTRSLRCQQLQTSIPSFFSLQNS, from the coding sequence atgtgtctgtctatccctgttctctcctctctgcacagaccatacaaacgcttcacaccgcgtggccgcggccaccctgacctggtggtcccagctcgcacgacccacgtggagttccaggtctccggtagcctctggaactgccgatctgcggccaacaaggcagagctcatctcagcctatgcttccctccagtccctcgacttcttggcactgacggaaacatggctcaccacagataacactgctactcctactgctctctcttcgtctgcccacgtgttctcgcacaccccgagagcttctggtcagcggggtggtggcaccgggatcctcatctctcccaagtggtcattctctctttctccccttacccatctgtctatcgcctcctttgaattccatgctgtcacagttaccagccatttcaagcttaacatccttatcatttatcgccctccaggttccctcggagagttcatcaatgagcttgatgccttgataagctcctttcctgaggacggctcacctctcacagttctgggtgactttaacctccccacgtctacctttgactcattcctctctgcctcctttccactcctctcctcttttgacctcaccctctcaccttccccccctactcacaaggcaggcaatacgcttgacctcatctttaccagatgctgttcttccactaaccacattgcaactcccctccaagtctccgaccactaccttgtatccttttcccagtcgctctcatccaacacttcccacactgcccctactcggatggtatcgcgccgtcccaacatttgctctctctcccccgctactctctgctcttccatcctatcatctcttccctctgctcaaaccttctccaacctatctcctgattctgcctcctcaaccctcctctcctccctttctgcatcctttgactctctatgtcccctatcctccaggccggctcggtcctcccctcccgctccgtggctcgacgactcattgcgagctcacagaacagggctccgggcagccgagcggaaatggaggaaaactcgcctccctgcggacctggcatcctttcactccctcctctctacattttcctcttctgtctctgctgctaaagccactttctaccactctaaattccaagcatctgcctctaaccctaggaagctatttgccaccttctcctccctcctgaatcctcctccccctcccccccccctcctccctctctgcaaacgacttcgtcaaccatttcgaaaagaaggtcgacgacatatccgatcctcgtttgctaagtcaaacgacaccgctggttctgctcacactgccctaccctgtgctctgacctctttctcccctctctctccagatgaaatctcgcgtcttgtgacggccggccgcccaacaacctgcccgcttgaccctatcctctcttctccagaccatttccggagaccttctcccttacctcacctcgctcatcaactcatccttgaccgctggctacgtcccttccgtcttcaagagagcgagagttgcaccccttctgaaaaaacctacactcgatccctccgatgtcaacaactacagaccagtatcccttctttcttttctctccaaaactcttga